From Rudanella lutea DSM 19387, a single genomic window includes:
- a CDS encoding transglutaminase domain-containing protein yields the protein MHLHVGCTLQFEAQDNTPVIFMLRPRSGSGQWIISEEYEITPNVPVTEFTDRYGNLCQRLVAPAGPFSVRTAATVQTDDTIDVAPGAPFVPIEDLPDDVLHFLLPSRYCQSDQLGELAADITAAVETPGYDQAEAIRRWINQNIRYEYGTSDASTSAVDTAAHRVGVCRDFTHLGMALCRSLNIPARMVVGYLHELKPMDLHAWFEAYVDGRWYTFDATQTEPKCNRVTVAYGRDAADVAFTTQFGPMLLNTMEVWVKAGE from the coding sequence ATGCACCTTCACGTAGGCTGTACGCTTCAGTTTGAAGCACAGGATAACACGCCCGTTATTTTTATGCTCCGCCCCCGCTCCGGTAGTGGGCAGTGGATTATTTCGGAAGAGTACGAAATTACACCCAATGTGCCCGTTACCGAGTTTACCGACCGGTACGGTAACCTGTGTCAGCGGCTGGTAGCCCCCGCCGGGCCGTTCAGCGTTCGGACGGCCGCCACCGTCCAAACCGACGACACCATCGACGTAGCACCGGGGGCTCCGTTTGTGCCGATTGAAGACTTACCCGACGATGTGCTGCATTTTCTGCTGCCGAGCCGCTATTGCCAGTCCGATCAGTTGGGCGAGTTAGCCGCCGACATCACGGCCGCTGTCGAAACGCCGGGCTACGATCAGGCCGAGGCCATCCGACGCTGGATCAACCAGAACATCCGCTACGAGTATGGCACCAGCGACGCCAGTACCTCGGCCGTCGACACGGCCGCGCACCGGGTGGGCGTTTGCCGCGACTTCACCCATTTGGGTATGGCCCTGTGCCGCAGTCTCAACATTCCGGCCCGCATGGTGGTCGGGTATCTGCACGAGTTGAAACCAATGGACCTGCACGCCTGGTTCGAAGCCTATGTTGATGGACGTTGGTACACCTTCGATGCCACCCAAACTGAACCAAAATGCAACCGCGTGACGGTTGCCTATGGCCGTGATGCCGCCGACGTGGCCTTCACCACCCAGTTTGGGCCGATGCTGCTAAATACGATGGAAGTTTGGGTGAAAGCAGGGGAGTAG
- a CDS encoding PQQ-dependent sugar dehydrogenase, which produces MNRVLAVASFALIGLAGCNEPTNNATTTTAPGSTTTTPATSANAPNLQMQTILTGYQIIWGMDFLPNGDLLFTEKQGRLYRFANNTATELTGFPADVNARGQGGLLDLRVHPNYASNGWVYAVYSSAPASNGPTQLNLVRFKVNGNQITDLSTLFKTSATNTWQGHYGGRIEFDRDGLLYLSVGEGGSGTYGGPNSSNQNGQNLNSDWGKIHRLTDSGGIPASNPILPGRTAPTTIFSYGHRNPQGLALNPTTGDIWATEHGPRGGDEVNIIQAGRNYGWPVVSNGLNYDGSVISGSPTRQGIQAPVFTWTPSMGPSGLAFLTSETFKSWKGDLMVGGLALTYLSRCDVRDNTIAGEEKLLDRQGRVRCVRQGPDGNLYVSLENPGRIIRIVPQ; this is translated from the coding sequence ATGAACCGTGTTTTGGCCGTTGCTTCGTTCGCCCTGATTGGCCTTGCCGGCTGCAATGAGCCGACCAATAACGCCACTACAACCACCGCGCCCGGCTCCACCACAACCACACCCGCCACCTCGGCCAACGCGCCAAATCTGCAAATGCAGACGATCCTGACGGGTTACCAGATCATCTGGGGCATGGATTTTCTGCCCAATGGCGACCTGCTTTTCACCGAAAAACAAGGGCGGCTCTACCGGTTCGCCAACAATACCGCCACCGAACTAACGGGCTTCCCCGCCGATGTGAACGCCCGCGGGCAGGGGGGCCTCCTCGACCTGCGCGTGCATCCCAACTACGCCAGCAACGGCTGGGTCTACGCCGTTTACTCAAGCGCCCCGGCAAGCAACGGCCCAACCCAACTGAACCTCGTCCGGTTCAAGGTGAACGGGAATCAGATCACCGACCTGAGCACCCTTTTCAAAACGTCGGCTACTAACACCTGGCAGGGGCATTACGGCGGCCGTATTGAGTTTGACCGCGATGGGCTTTTATACCTAAGCGTGGGCGAGGGTGGCTCCGGCACCTATGGCGGTCCCAATTCATCGAACCAGAACGGCCAGAATCTGAACTCCGACTGGGGCAAAATTCACCGCCTGACCGACTCAGGCGGCATTCCGGCCAGCAATCCGATACTACCGGGTCGTACCGCACCCACCACCATTTTCTCGTACGGTCACCGCAACCCGCAAGGTCTGGCTCTGAACCCCACTACGGGCGACATTTGGGCCACCGAACACGGCCCGCGCGGGGGCGACGAGGTGAACATCATTCAGGCGGGCCGCAACTACGGCTGGCCCGTGGTTTCAAACGGTCTCAATTACGACGGCTCGGTGATTTCGGGCAGCCCCACCCGGCAGGGCATACAAGCCCCCGTTTTCACCTGGACCCCGTCGATGGGGCCGTCGGGGCTGGCCTTTCTCACAAGCGAGACGTTTAAAAGCTGGAAAGGTGATCTGATGGTCGGTGGCCTGGCCCTGACCTATCTGAGCCGCTGCGATGTGCGCGACAACACCATTGCGGGCGAAGAAAAGCTGCTCGACCGGCAGGGCCGCGTGCGTTGTGTGCGGCAGGGGCCCGACGGTAACCTCTACGTTTCGCTCGAAAACCCCGGCCGAATTATCCGGATTGTGCCGCAGTAA
- a CDS encoding ArsR/SmtB family transcription factor translates to MITTNNMEDEKRVERAAYVLKAVAHPLRIKIIQMLDEHRELNVSTIYKNLNAEQSLISHHLINMRDKGILDIRRSGKNIYYFLVDNAMSEVITCIYKSKVLS, encoded by the coding sequence ATGATAACCACGAATAACATGGAAGATGAAAAGCGTGTAGAGCGAGCAGCCTACGTGCTAAAGGCGGTCGCGCACCCCTTGCGAATTAAGATCATTCAGATGCTGGATGAGCACCGTGAGTTGAATGTTTCAACTATCTACAAGAACCTGAACGCTGAGCAGTCTTTGATCTCACACCACCTGATTAACATGCGCGACAAGGGAATCCTTGATATCCGGCGCAGCGGCAAAAACATCTACTACTTTCTGGTAGACAACGCTATGTCAGAAGTGATTACCTGCATCTACAAAAGCAAAGTATTGAGCTAA
- the der gene encoding ribosome biogenesis GTPase Der, with protein MANIVAIVGRPNVGKSTFFNRLTEQRQAIMDNQPGVTRDRHYGYAEWTDKRFTVIDTGGYVVGSEDVFEGAIREQVEIAIEEATVVLFMVDSMTGLTGLDQDFANILRRSKKPVFVVANKAETADRMQASAEFYALGLGDPYPISSQTGTGTGDLLDEVIKHFQTEDPEDPNAGVPRIAIIGRPNVGKSSFLNVLLGKERSIVTDIAGTTRDAIDTRYKAFGKDFILTDTAGLRRKARVNDNIEFYSILRTLKAMEASDICIAMLDATRGLEAQDLNIIGQAVKAKKGVVLMVNKWDAVEKDHKTADIWRKEMIRRLAPIDYLPILFASVHEKQRIFQVMEKAMEVYENKHKKITTSKLNEVMQPEIEKYPPPATKGKHIKIKYMIQLPTPSPTFVFFCNLPQYIKEPYERYLENKLREHFGFDGVPITIFFRQK; from the coding sequence ATGGCAAACATTGTTGCAATAGTTGGTCGCCCAAACGTGGGTAAATCAACGTTTTTTAACCGCCTGACCGAGCAGCGGCAGGCCATTATGGACAATCAGCCGGGCGTAACCCGCGACCGGCACTACGGATACGCCGAGTGGACCGACAAACGGTTTACCGTGATCGATACGGGCGGTTATGTAGTAGGCTCCGAAGACGTATTTGAAGGCGCGATCCGTGAGCAGGTCGAAATTGCAATCGAAGAAGCTACGGTCGTTTTGTTCATGGTCGATTCGATGACGGGCCTGACCGGGCTCGATCAGGACTTTGCCAACATTCTCCGGCGCTCTAAGAAGCCCGTATTTGTGGTGGCCAACAAAGCCGAAACCGCCGACCGCATGCAGGCTTCGGCCGAGTTTTACGCCCTGGGCCTTGGCGACCCCTACCCCATTTCGTCGCAAACCGGTACCGGTACCGGCGACCTGCTCGACGAGGTGATTAAACATTTCCAGACCGAAGACCCCGAAGACCCCAACGCGGGGGTTCCCCGGATCGCCATCATTGGTCGGCCCAACGTGGGTAAGTCGTCGTTTCTGAACGTACTGCTGGGCAAGGAGCGTAGTATCGTGACTGATATCGCCGGCACCACCCGCGACGCCATCGACACCCGCTACAAAGCCTTCGGTAAAGACTTTATTCTGACCGATACGGCCGGTCTGCGCCGGAAAGCCCGCGTCAACGACAACATCGAGTTTTATTCGATTCTGAGGACGCTTAAAGCGATGGAGGCCTCCGACATCTGCATTGCCATGCTTGATGCCACACGCGGCCTCGAAGCGCAGGACCTGAACATTATTGGGCAGGCCGTGAAAGCCAAAAAAGGCGTGGTGCTGATGGTCAACAAATGGGATGCTGTCGAGAAAGACCACAAAACGGCCGACATCTGGCGTAAGGAGATGATTCGGCGGCTGGCCCCGATCGATTACCTGCCGATTCTGTTTGCGTCGGTACACGAGAAGCAGCGCATTTTTCAGGTGATGGAAAAGGCGATGGAGGTGTACGAAAACAAACACAAGAAAATTACCACCTCGAAACTGAATGAGGTGATGCAGCCCGAGATTGAGAAGTACCCTCCACCGGCTACCAAGGGTAAGCACATTAAGATCAAGTATATGATTCAGCTGCCTACCCCCTCGCCTACGTTTGTCTTTTTCTGCAACCTGCCTCAGTACATCAAAGAACCGTACGAGCGCTATCTGGAAAACAAACTCCGCGAGCATTTCGGGTTCGATGGGGTCCCGATTACGATTTTCTTCCGGCAGAAGTAA
- a CDS encoding WD40/YVTN/BNR-like repeat-containing protein translates to MNKLLLSATVLLLTTGVYAQKKVRRTAPTPASQAIAATPAADRLRPRASTSLVQNLPFKSVGPTVMSGRVVDLAVNPANSNEFYVAYASGGLWHTSNNGISFEPLFQHEAVMTIGALAVDWKPAVPTIWLGTGEANSSRSSYSGVGCYKSLDGGKTWQLLPGLEESHHIGKIELHPTDPNVAWVAVAGHLYTPNKERGLYKTSDGGKTWRQTLYIDDKTGAIDVDTDPTNPQVLYAAMWHKERRAWNFVEGGKTSGLYKSTDGGETWKLITGAASGFPQDENTGRIGLSIFPKNTQTLYAILDNQNPRPAKEKKAESQTKKLTKDALRVISKEDFLKSEDAFIAEYLEEQNFPARYTPSLLKDMVRTDKIKPIAILEYTDDANSRLINAEVIGAEVYRSDDGGARWRKVNADYLDGLYNTYGYYFGNVWIAPDNADKIVIAGVPVIRSEDGGKTYRGMDQANVHADHHALWINPRNNNHMILGNDGGINITYDNGKTWFKANTPAVGQFYAVAVDMAKPYNIYGGLQDNGVWTGPSTYKADYNWYDGGQYPYKSLLGGDGMQVQVDWRDNSTVYTGFQFGNYFRINRNTGEMKRLVVPTEVGEARLRWNWEAPILISRHNQDVIYFGSNRFHRSLNRGDEFKTLSGDLTATADRHGPKPGDVTFGTLTTIDESPLKFGLLYTGSDDGRVHVSRDGGYTWTDVSAGLPQGLWVSQVSASAHQEGTVYVSLNGYRDDHFRPYVFVSKDYGQTWQSLAGSLPQEPVNVVREDPKNPKLLYVGTDHGLYISLDGGQNFVRASSATLPAVAVHDLVIHPRDGELVVGTHGRSIYTANIEPLQQMVDSLMTKPLHLFALKPITANPSWGRIFNKYDEAPTYAYPMTYYAKQAGQTVVKITTDKGLVLKTLTDTTEAGLNYLTYNYTVDATAREAYEKYLNDTRKKDDKPVELTPADDKNLYIRPGKYKLSLTQNGTTITHDLEIKAPERRSRRPLTFASPDEFEAWREEQEEGGK, encoded by the coding sequence ATGAACAAACTTTTACTATCAGCTACGGTCCTGTTGCTCACCACAGGCGTCTACGCACAGAAGAAAGTCCGCCGGACAGCACCCACCCCGGCGAGTCAGGCCATTGCGGCCACCCCAGCCGCCGACCGGCTGCGCCCCCGCGCCAGCACCTCACTCGTGCAGAACCTGCCATTCAAATCGGTAGGACCAACGGTCATGAGCGGGCGCGTGGTCGATTTGGCCGTGAACCCGGCCAACTCCAACGAGTTTTATGTGGCATACGCCAGCGGGGGGCTTTGGCACACCAGCAACAATGGTATCTCGTTTGAGCCACTGTTTCAGCACGAGGCCGTAATGACCATCGGAGCGTTGGCTGTTGACTGGAAGCCCGCCGTACCCACCATTTGGCTCGGCACGGGCGAAGCCAACTCAAGCCGGTCGTCGTACTCGGGCGTGGGCTGCTACAAAAGCCTCGACGGAGGCAAAACCTGGCAACTGCTGCCGGGCCTCGAAGAGTCGCACCATATCGGCAAAATTGAACTGCACCCCACCGACCCCAACGTAGCCTGGGTGGCCGTAGCGGGGCACCTGTACACCCCCAACAAAGAGCGGGGCCTTTACAAAACCTCCGACGGGGGTAAAACCTGGCGGCAAACGCTCTACATCGACGATAAGACCGGCGCTATTGATGTAGACACCGACCCCACCAACCCACAGGTGCTGTACGCGGCTATGTGGCACAAAGAGCGCCGGGCCTGGAATTTCGTAGAGGGTGGCAAAACCTCAGGCCTGTACAAAAGCACCGACGGGGGCGAAACCTGGAAACTCATCACCGGAGCCGCTTCGGGTTTCCCGCAGGATGAGAACACGGGGCGCATCGGCCTGAGCATTTTCCCCAAAAACACGCAAACTCTGTACGCCATTCTGGACAACCAGAACCCCCGCCCGGCCAAAGAGAAAAAAGCCGAGAGCCAAACCAAAAAGCTCACCAAAGACGCCCTCCGGGTTATCTCGAAAGAAGATTTCCTGAAATCCGAAGACGCCTTTATCGCCGAATACCTGGAGGAGCAAAACTTCCCGGCCCGGTACACACCCAGCCTGCTCAAAGACATGGTGCGGACCGACAAGATCAAGCCCATCGCGATTCTGGAATACACCGACGACGCCAACTCGCGGCTGATCAATGCCGAGGTGATTGGGGCCGAGGTGTACCGCTCCGACGATGGCGGTGCCCGCTGGCGCAAGGTCAATGCCGACTATCTCGACGGCCTCTACAACACCTACGGCTACTACTTCGGCAACGTCTGGATTGCACCCGACAATGCCGACAAAATCGTGATTGCCGGGGTGCCCGTGATCCGGTCGGAGGATGGCGGGAAAACCTACCGGGGTATGGATCAGGCCAATGTACACGCCGACCACCACGCCCTCTGGATCAACCCCCGCAACAACAACCACATGATTTTGGGCAACGACGGGGGTATCAACATCACTTACGACAACGGCAAGACCTGGTTTAAGGCCAACACGCCCGCAGTAGGGCAGTTTTACGCTGTTGCTGTGGACATGGCCAAGCCGTACAACATTTACGGCGGATTGCAGGACAACGGTGTCTGGACCGGCCCCAGCACCTACAAAGCCGACTACAACTGGTACGACGGCGGACAGTACCCCTACAAATCGTTGCTTGGGGGGGATGGGATGCAGGTACAGGTTGACTGGCGCGACAACAGCACCGTGTACACGGGTTTCCAGTTTGGCAATTACTTCCGAATCAATCGCAATACTGGCGAGATGAAGCGGCTCGTGGTCCCGACCGAGGTGGGCGAGGCCCGGCTGCGCTGGAACTGGGAAGCCCCTATTCTAATCTCACGCCATAATCAGGACGTGATCTACTTCGGCTCCAACCGATTCCACCGGAGCCTGAACCGGGGCGACGAGTTCAAAACCCTTTCGGGCGACCTCACCGCAACGGCGGACCGCCACGGCCCCAAACCCGGCGATGTGACCTTCGGGACGCTGACGACTATCGACGAGTCGCCCCTGAAATTCGGATTGCTCTACACCGGTAGTGACGACGGCCGGGTGCATGTTTCGCGCGATGGCGGGTACACCTGGACCGACGTTTCGGCGGGTCTGCCGCAGGGGCTGTGGGTAAGTCAGGTATCGGCCTCAGCGCATCAGGAAGGCACCGTGTACGTATCGCTCAATGGCTACCGCGACGACCATTTCCGGCCGTATGTGTTTGTTTCAAAAGACTACGGTCAGACCTGGCAATCCCTGGCCGGTAGCCTGCCTCAGGAGCCGGTCAATGTGGTGCGCGAAGACCCCAAAAACCCGAAACTACTCTACGTAGGCACCGACCACGGACTTTACATCAGCCTCGATGGCGGTCAGAATTTCGTTCGGGCCAGCTCGGCTACCCTGCCTGCCGTAGCGGTTCATGACCTGGTGATTCACCCGCGCGACGGGGAGCTGGTAGTGGGCACCCACGGCCGGTCGATTTACACCGCCAACATCGAACCCCTGCAACAAATGGTCGATTCGCTGATGACGAAGCCCCTGCACCTGTTCGCCCTGAAGCCGATCACGGCCAACCCCAGCTGGGGCCGGATTTTCAACAAGTACGACGAAGCTCCGACCTACGCGTACCCCATGACGTACTACGCGAAGCAGGCTGGTCAGACAGTGGTAAAAATCACGACAGACAAAGGGCTGGTGCTGAAAACCCTTACCGACACCACCGAAGCGGGCCTTAACTACCTGACGTACAATTACACCGTTGATGCGACTGCGCGTGAGGCCTACGAGAAATACCTCAACGACACCCGCAAGAAAGACGACAAACCCGTGGAGCTTACCCCAGCCGACGACAAAAACCTGTACATCCGACCCGGCAAGTACAAGCTGAGCCTGACGCAGAACGGCACCACCATAACGCACGATCTGGAGATAAAAGCGCCCGAACGCCGGTCGCGTCGACCACTTACCTTCGCTTCGCCCGACGAGTTTGAAGCCTGGCGCGAAGAACAGGAAGAAGGCGGCAAGTAA
- the era gene encoding GTPase Era, whose product MGSPKNKKNLAGADVPDPAQADSTPSGTSAPASPSLDSAADDTFSDDALAPISTTPATEYPGRAGFVSIVGKPNVGKSTLMNQLVGERLSIITSKAQTTRHRIMGILNGTHNDEPFQLVYSDTPGIIKPLYKLHESMMSFVRGSLEDADVILFVTDIFEKHDEDDVLRRLQHAEAPVILLVNKIDLATPEQVEEKLAYWQGHFGAAEVLPISALNAVNIDKLFDGIISRLPHHPPYFPGDELTDKPERFFASEIIREKIFLNYKKEVPYSSEVVITGFKERDDMIVISAEILVERPTQRAILLGEGGKMIKKTGIMAREELEQFFNKKVFLETFIKVEPDWRNKERMLKRFGYDE is encoded by the coding sequence ATGGGATCACCTAAAAACAAAAAAAATTTGGCGGGTGCCGACGTGCCCGACCCCGCACAAGCCGACAGTACGCCATCGGGCACGTCGGCACCCGCTTCTCCGTCGCTCGATTCTGCTGCCGACGATACATTTTCCGATGATGCGCTTGCACCCATCTCCACTACCCCCGCTACCGAGTACCCCGGCCGCGCAGGGTTTGTGAGTATTGTGGGCAAACCCAACGTGGGCAAGTCGACACTCATGAATCAGCTGGTTGGCGAACGGCTCTCGATTATCACCTCGAAGGCCCAAACCACCCGCCACCGGATCATGGGAATTCTGAACGGTACTCACAACGACGAACCGTTTCAGCTGGTCTACTCCGACACGCCCGGTATCATTAAGCCGCTGTACAAACTGCACGAATCCATGATGAGCTTTGTGCGGGGTTCACTCGAAGATGCCGACGTGATTCTGTTCGTTACCGATATTTTCGAGAAGCACGACGAAGACGACGTACTGCGCCGACTGCAACATGCCGAGGCTCCGGTCATTCTGCTGGTCAACAAAATTGACCTGGCAACGCCTGAGCAGGTTGAAGAAAAACTTGCCTACTGGCAGGGGCATTTTGGGGCGGCCGAGGTGCTGCCTATCTCGGCCCTCAACGCCGTTAACATTGATAAACTCTTCGACGGGATCATCAGCCGGTTGCCGCACCACCCGCCCTATTTCCCCGGCGACGAACTAACCGATAAGCCCGAGCGTTTTTTTGCTTCGGAGATCATCCGGGAAAAGATTTTCCTCAATTACAAAAAAGAAGTGCCGTACAGCTCCGAAGTTGTCATTACCGGCTTCAAAGAGCGCGACGACATGATTGTGATTTCTGCCGAAATTCTGGTTGAGCGCCCCACCCAACGGGCCATTCTGCTGGGCGAAGGCGGTAAGATGATCAAGAAAACGGGCATTATGGCTCGCGAAGAACTCGAACAGTTTTTCAACAAAAAGGTATTTCTCGAAACATTCATCAAGGTAGAACCCGACTGGCGCAACAAAGAGCGTATGCTCAAGCGGTTTGGGTATGATGAATAA
- a CDS encoding GNAT family N-acetyltransferase, which yields MSTLLQATPAHLDQLMPLIEGFYTHFGYPYEATTHRALVDHFLNTPHLGSLWLIQHEGHNAGYLALTYGFTFEFLGRDAFVDELYITEPYRSLGLGRSALKQIQHLAPELGLVAIHLQTESYNGRAKRLYEQSGFRDLGRSTLTWRPGLA from the coding sequence ATGTCGACACTCCTTCAGGCCACCCCGGCCCACCTCGATCAACTCATGCCTCTGATCGAAGGCTTCTACACCCATTTTGGCTATCCGTATGAGGCAACCACCCACCGCGCTCTGGTGGATCACTTTCTGAACACTCCACATCTGGGGTCGCTCTGGCTTATTCAGCACGAGGGCCACAACGCGGGTTATCTGGCCCTTACCTATGGATTTACGTTTGAGTTTCTCGGTCGCGATGCCTTCGTTGATGAACTGTACATCACAGAACCATACCGCAGCCTAGGCCTCGGTCGCTCGGCCCTGAAACAGATTCAGCACCTGGCACCCGAACTCGGCCTGGTGGCTATTCACCTGCAAACCGAGTCGTACAACGGCCGCGCCAAACGCCTGTACGAGCAATCGGGTTTTCGCGATCTGGGCCGCTCCACCCTCACCTGGCGACCGGGTCTCGCCTGA
- a CDS encoding aldo/keto reductase — MTIQTTTALNNGVQMPMLGLGVYAPSQQNEVQQAVEWALEAGCRLIDTASIYGNEREVAAAIAASGIPRREVFITTKVWNTDMGYEATFRAFDRSLAKLGTDYADLYLIHWPIREKRLDTWRALEKLYADERVRAVGVSNYYVPHLEELFTVANITPAVNQFELSPYCHPAETMAYCRQKGIQIEGYAPLVRGLKADDPRLQAVARQHGKSTFQVLVRWSLQHGAVTIPKSVKRDRIRDNFDVFDFELTPDNMAEMDTWHDNTRIADDPMTLL; from the coding sequence ATGACGATTCAGACGACAACGGCCCTCAACAACGGCGTCCAAATGCCGATGCTGGGCCTCGGTGTGTATGCCCCCTCGCAACAAAACGAAGTGCAACAGGCCGTTGAATGGGCCCTGGAGGCCGGTTGTCGGCTCATAGATACAGCCAGCATATACGGTAACGAGCGCGAAGTAGCCGCAGCCATTGCCGCTAGTGGGATTCCCCGCCGGGAGGTGTTTATCACCACCAAAGTCTGGAACACCGACATGGGCTACGAGGCTACGTTTCGGGCCTTCGACCGGAGCCTGGCCAAGCTCGGCACCGACTACGCCGACCTGTACCTCATTCACTGGCCCATCCGCGAAAAACGGCTCGACACCTGGCGGGCTCTCGAAAAGCTGTACGCCGACGAGCGGGTACGGGCCGTTGGCGTTTCCAATTATTATGTACCTCATCTGGAAGAGCTGTTCACGGTTGCCAATATCACCCCGGCCGTCAATCAGTTTGAGTTGAGCCCGTATTGCCACCCCGCCGAAACCATGGCCTACTGCCGCCAGAAAGGAATTCAGATTGAAGGCTACGCTCCGCTGGTGCGGGGGCTCAAGGCCGACGACCCGCGCTTGCAGGCCGTGGCCCGGCAACACGGCAAAAGTACGTTTCAGGTGCTGGTGCGCTGGTCGTTGCAACACGGTGCCGTCACGATTCCGAAGTCGGTGAAACGCGACCGTATTCGGGACAACTTCGATGTGTTCGATTTTGAACTCACCCCCGACAACATGGCCGAAATGGATACCTGGCACGACAACACCCGCATTGCCGATGATCCGATGACCTTGCTGTAG
- a CDS encoding serine hydrolase domain-containing protein: MRRRLLLFLFMLPGLCTAQNRFALDSLAQKARLYLNARQPDSLYALMGDDFRREISREQFRTISMGLSAQLGEWKRNTFRQFKGDAIRYAAVFANAPMDFYLSQDKTGRIQTFLFRAYEPDPPAELPTVANNNPLRTRLDVRVDSLCRLFFAQNKGVGLSIGLLRNDSLFVYGYGETSRGNQTVPTASHLFEIGSVSKTFTATLLADLVQRGKLKLTDPVNRYLPDSIPALQKDGKPVTLLSLSNHTSGLPRLPANLLLANPVNPYKAYDRRALFAALKQMSLLTPPGQTLAYSNLGVGLLGTLLEVQTGQSYETLVRERIARPLGMTSTVQTLTEAEKPRFVQGHDLRQNAVSSWEFDALAGAGALRSNVTDLLRYLKAQLGDAPKALRKAISLTHAPTYTEPKRQIGLGWFSDPEGWFFHNGGTGGFSSFVGFDPAARTGVVVLSNSAIQVDRLSAQLVELIGKK; this comes from the coding sequence ATGCGCCGTCGCCTTCTTCTTTTTCTCTTCATGCTGCCGGGTCTTTGCACTGCCCAAAACCGGTTTGCCCTCGATTCACTCGCCCAAAAAGCCCGGCTTTACCTCAACGCCCGGCAACCCGATTCACTGTACGCGCTCATGGGCGACGATTTCAGACGGGAGATCTCGCGCGAACAGTTTCGGACCATTTCGATGGGCCTGAGCGCACAACTGGGCGAATGGAAACGGAATACCTTCCGGCAGTTTAAAGGTGATGCCATTCGGTACGCGGCCGTGTTTGCCAATGCGCCGATGGATTTCTACCTCAGCCAGGACAAAACGGGCCGCATCCAGACCTTTCTGTTTCGGGCCTACGAACCCGACCCACCTGCCGAGTTGCCGACAGTTGCCAACAACAATCCGCTACGCACCCGGCTCGACGTACGCGTCGATTCGCTGTGTCGGCTCTTTTTTGCCCAGAACAAAGGCGTAGGCCTGAGTATCGGCCTGCTCCGCAACGACAGCCTGTTTGTGTACGGTTACGGCGAAACCAGCCGGGGCAACCAAACAGTGCCTACTGCCAGCCATCTGTTCGAGATTGGGTCGGTCAGCAAAACGTTTACGGCTACACTTCTGGCCGATCTGGTACAACGCGGCAAACTGAAACTCACTGACCCAGTCAACCGATACCTCCCCGACTCGATTCCGGCCTTGCAGAAAGACGGGAAACCCGTAACCCTCCTGAGCCTGAGCAACCATACCTCAGGCCTGCCCCGGCTACCGGCCAACCTGCTGCTGGCCAACCCCGTTAATCCCTACAAAGCTTATGACCGCCGGGCTTTGTTTGCGGCTCTGAAGCAAATGAGCCTGCTCACGCCCCCCGGCCAAACGCTCGCGTACTCCAATCTGGGTGTTGGGCTGCTGGGCACTCTGCTCGAAGTCCAAACGGGCCAATCGTACGAGACGCTGGTTCGCGAGCGCATTGCCCGGCCGCTGGGCATGACCAGCACCGTACAAACCCTCACCGAAGCTGAAAAGCCCCGGTTTGTGCAGGGACATGACCTCCGGCAAAACGCGGTATCATCATGGGAGTTCGATGCCCTGGCGGGAGCCGGAGCACTCCGGTCCAACGTCACCGATCTGCTCCGGTACCTGAAAGCGCAACTCGGCGACGCGCCCAAAGCACTCAGAAAAGCTATTTCGCTTACCCACGCACCCACCTACACCGAACCGAAGCGGCAAATTGGCCTCGGCTGGTTCAGCGACCCGGAGGGCTGGTTTTTTCACAATGGCGGCACGGGTGGCTTCAGCAGTTTTGTGGGCTTCGACCCGGCCGCCCGCACGGGGGTTGTGGTGCTATCAAACAGCGCCATTCAGGTCGACCGGCTCAGCGCTCAATTGGTCGAACTTATCGGAAAGAAATGA